A genomic region of Micromonospora sp. NBC_01796 contains the following coding sequences:
- a CDS encoding aminotransferase-like domain-containing protein, with protein sequence MRHQAILTIPLTVTRQARQPLHEQIASQVGTAVEHGLLAHRTQLPSTRTLAALLGVSRGVATAAYELLFTRGYLESQPGSGTYVAGRVTARQEPGGPGRTGTGATGRRPRGLPDRAAATRPPAPADRPAVIDLRPGQVDIEACPLPAWRAAWRRASFNRPPAQSLPPLGLPELRRAVAEHLAASRGVPLAGRDVVITGGTAHGLRLVLDALGLHGRQVAIEEPVPPALHRAAAGDSERPAALPVDAEGARLDAVGPNCRAVVVTPDAQVPLGHVLSAERRRAAVAWAASSGGHVVEIACDPVFRPGVSQLPRLYGTAGARSILVGGFCELLTPALNLGYALVPRELTATVGRQLGEYAAVPPYLTQLALASLLRDGVIVRLMHRLGRRYAARRRIVESALAPLRRIRLGAPHAVNTEVLYLPERSDAQQVADRVRQHGVRVSTLSPYHFSGRVTPPALVLGFGHLPDPDLHRSMSRLVGALSDLR encoded by the coding sequence ATGCGTCACCAGGCGATCCTCACCATCCCGCTCACCGTGACCCGGCAGGCCCGGCAGCCACTGCACGAACAGATCGCCAGCCAGGTCGGCACGGCCGTGGAGCACGGGCTGCTGGCACACCGTACGCAGTTGCCGTCGACCCGTACCCTCGCCGCACTGCTCGGCGTCTCGCGGGGGGTGGCGACCGCGGCGTACGAGCTGCTGTTCACCCGTGGCTACCTGGAGAGCCAGCCGGGGTCGGGGACGTACGTCGCCGGGCGGGTGACGGCCCGGCAGGAGCCCGGCGGTCCGGGACGAACCGGGACGGGTGCCACCGGACGGCGTCCGCGCGGCCTGCCCGACCGGGCCGCCGCGACCCGTCCCCCGGCTCCGGCCGACCGGCCCGCGGTCATCGACCTGCGGCCGGGGCAGGTCGACATCGAGGCCTGCCCACTCCCCGCCTGGCGGGCGGCCTGGCGGCGGGCGAGCTTCAACCGGCCGCCGGCACAGTCCCTCCCCCCGCTCGGCCTGCCCGAGCTGCGCCGGGCCGTCGCCGAACACCTGGCGGCCAGTCGTGGGGTCCCGCTGGCCGGCCGGGACGTCGTGATCACCGGCGGTACCGCGCACGGGCTCCGGTTGGTGTTGGACGCGCTGGGCCTGCACGGACGCCAGGTGGCGATCGAGGAGCCGGTGCCGCCGGCCCTGCACCGGGCCGCCGCCGGGGATTCGGAGCGGCCGGCCGCGCTGCCGGTCGATGCCGAGGGCGCCCGGTTGGACGCGGTCGGGCCGAACTGCCGCGCCGTCGTGGTCACCCCCGATGCCCAGGTGCCACTCGGTCACGTGCTCTCCGCCGAGCGGCGCCGGGCCGCGGTGGCGTGGGCGGCGAGCTCCGGCGGCCACGTCGTCGAGATCGCCTGCGACCCGGTGTTCCGGCCCGGGGTGAGCCAGCTACCCCGGCTGTACGGCACCGCCGGCGCCCGGTCGATCCTGGTCGGAGGCTTCTGCGAGCTGCTCACCCCGGCCCTGAACCTCGGGTACGCGCTCGTCCCGCGCGAACTCACCGCCACCGTCGGCCGGCAGCTCGGCGAGTACGCGGCGGTGCCGCCGTACCTGACCCAGCTCGCGCTGGCGTCACTGCTGCGCGACGGGGTGATCGTCCGGCTGATGCACCGGCTCGGCCGCCGGTACGCCGCCCGACGCCGGATCGTCGAGTCCGCGCTCGCCCCGCTGCGCCGGATCCGGCTCGGCGCCCCGCACGCGGTCAACACCGAGGTGCTGTACCTACCGGAGCGGTCCGACGCCCAGCAGGTCGCCGACCGGGTACGCCAGCACGGCGTACGGGTGTCGACGCTTTCGCCGTACCACTTCTCCGGCCGGGTGACGCCGCCCGCGCTGGTGCTCGGCTTCGGCCACCTGCCCGACCCGGACCTGCACCGGAGCATGTCCCGACTGGTCGGCGCCCTGTCCGACCTGAGGTAG
- a CDS encoding endonuclease/exonuclease/phosphatase family protein: MTVTAPEAPVRELVRPAPRRGWRWWLYSALVAAGAAWLAFVVAHLVLSGQWWLWLAVDAIPPVFFLAIPVVLAVGAFPCRRSRGPVALLAATALLLGAPLSGINVHRFGGGDGPAPADAIRVFTWNTGYWDEDEETEAFYRTLREADADVYLLQEYWYAKTPEPLDPAATRLRAEFPGFHIAIVGELITVSRFPILRQFPLDAPDLPPPTGGSTDHWLYKTLRTDLDLGRGRVLSTYNVHLPVQLSPDDGPLDGDFYRVVKDQHGQREPQFRALARDVAANDNPILLAGDLNTSPAMGDVRKLPDGLRDAAYAMPSIYPRSWAESSNWPRWWRLDWAFVSPDVRVHSYGFGSAHGLSDHRSQQLVISTG, from the coding sequence ATGACGGTCACTGCGCCGGAGGCGCCGGTCCGGGAGCTGGTCCGTCCCGCCCCCCGGCGAGGCTGGCGCTGGTGGCTCTACTCGGCGCTGGTCGCCGCCGGGGCGGCCTGGTTGGCCTTTGTCGTGGCGCACCTCGTGCTCAGCGGGCAGTGGTGGCTCTGGCTCGCGGTGGACGCCATCCCCCCGGTGTTCTTCCTCGCCATCCCGGTGGTCCTGGCGGTCGGGGCCTTCCCCTGCCGGCGGTCACGGGGGCCGGTGGCGCTGCTCGCCGCCACCGCGCTGCTGCTCGGCGCGCCCCTGTCGGGGATCAACGTGCACCGGTTCGGCGGCGGGGACGGCCCCGCCCCGGCCGATGCCATCCGGGTCTTCACCTGGAACACCGGGTACTGGGACGAGGACGAGGAGACCGAGGCGTTCTACCGCACGCTGCGGGAGGCGGACGCCGACGTCTACCTGTTGCAGGAGTACTGGTACGCGAAGACACCCGAACCGCTCGACCCGGCGGCGACCCGCCTGCGGGCCGAGTTCCCCGGTTTCCACATCGCGATCGTCGGGGAGCTGATCACCGTCTCCCGGTTCCCGATCCTGCGGCAGTTCCCGCTGGACGCACCGGACCTGCCACCCCCCACGGGAGGCAGCACCGACCACTGGCTCTACAAGACGCTGCGTACGGACCTGGATCTCGGGCGGGGACGGGTGCTGTCGACGTACAACGTGCACCTGCCGGTGCAGTTGTCACCGGACGACGGTCCCCTGGACGGAGACTTCTACCGGGTCGTCAAGGACCAGCACGGCCAGCGCGAACCGCAGTTCCGGGCGCTGGCCCGCGACGTAGCGGCGAACGACAACCCGATCCTGCTGGCCGGCGACCTCAACACCAGCCCCGCGATGGGCGACGTACGCAAGCTGCCCGACGGCCTGCGCGACGCCGCGTACGCGATGCCCTCGATCTACCCGCGTAGCTGGGCCGAGTCGTCCAACTGGCCCCGCTGGTGGCGACTCGACTGGGCGTTCGTCTCCCCCGACGTACGGGTCCACTCGTACGGGTTCGGCAGCGCCCACGGCCTGTCCGACCACCGCTCACAGCAATTGGTGATCTCGACCGGATAG
- a CDS encoding PaaI family thioesterase gives MTQTQPRSRTFTWSDPTINAASLGRRSGLELLTAMIAGELPPPPVMHLIDMSRMTAEQGRVVVEMEVQEFHYNPLGSVHGGVLSTLLDTAAGCSVHSTLPAGVGYTSLDLNVKFLRPATIDSGVLRCEGSVLQRGRRTALAEAKVLDGAGRLIAHATSTCLLFDLEPPVA, from the coding sequence GTGACTCAGACCCAGCCTCGTAGCCGTACCTTCACCTGGTCCGACCCCACGATCAACGCGGCGAGCCTGGGCCGGCGCAGCGGCCTGGAGCTGCTGACCGCCATGATCGCCGGTGAGCTGCCTCCGCCCCCGGTGATGCACCTGATCGACATGTCCCGGATGACCGCCGAACAGGGCCGGGTGGTGGTCGAGATGGAGGTCCAGGAGTTCCACTACAACCCGCTCGGCAGCGTCCACGGCGGCGTGCTCTCCACCCTGCTCGACACCGCCGCCGGCTGCTCGGTGCACAGCACCCTGCCGGCCGGCGTCGGCTACACCTCGCTCGACCTGAACGTGAAGTTCCTCCGCCCGGCCACCATCGACTCCGGCGTATTGCGGTGCGAGGGCAGCGTGTTGCAGCGCGGTCGGCGTACGGCACTGGCCGAGGCGAAGGTGCTGGACGGCGCCGGCCGGCTGATCGCCCACGCCACCTCCACCTGCCTGCTCTTCGACCTCGAACCACCGGTGGCCTGA
- a CDS encoding DHA2 family efflux MFS transporter permease subunit, with product MTAATSDRPASDLVRYGQPAGRWVLFATVLGSGLAFIDATVVNIALPRIGDEFDAGAAALQWTVNGYTLSLAALILLGGSLGDRFGRRRVFVLGIVWFAAASLLCGVAPNVEILVAARVLQGIGGALLTPGALAILGASFHPDDRARAIGAWSGLGGIAGALGPFLGGWLVESASWRLVFLINVPLAAIVALVALRHVPESRDPDAPDHLDVVGVLTGAAGLAGLTYGFTAWPTAGPTSPTVLGALVLGVAGLVGFVLNERRSSHPMLPLEVFSVRAFSAVNLVTFAVYAALGGVFFLVVLNLQVVVGFSPLAAGTAMLPVTVLMLLLSARAGALGQRIGPRIPMTVGPIVCAVALVLLAGVGPGTAYLTGVLPAVLLLGLGLSLTVAPLTATALGSVDERHAGIASGVNNAVARAAGLLAVAVLPLAAGIGAGSLTNAADLRPVYRVSMLICSGLLLLGAAISLVGIPSRLASRGDSPTTGAGPAEPEEIPTSPVRVHCAIAGPPLHPGPGTTASRT from the coding sequence ATGACCGCCGCCACATCCGACCGCCCCGCCAGCGACCTGGTCCGGTACGGGCAGCCGGCCGGCCGCTGGGTGCTCTTCGCCACCGTGCTCGGCTCCGGCCTGGCCTTCATCGACGCGACCGTGGTCAACATCGCCCTGCCCCGGATCGGCGACGAGTTCGACGCCGGTGCGGCGGCGTTGCAGTGGACCGTCAACGGCTACACCCTGAGCCTCGCCGCGCTGATCCTGCTCGGCGGTTCGCTCGGGGACCGGTTCGGCCGGCGCCGGGTCTTCGTACTCGGCATCGTCTGGTTCGCGGCGGCCTCCCTGCTCTGCGGGGTGGCGCCGAACGTCGAGATCCTGGTCGCGGCCCGGGTGCTCCAGGGCATCGGGGGCGCCCTGCTCACGCCGGGGGCGCTGGCCATCCTCGGGGCGTCGTTCCATCCCGACGACCGGGCCAGGGCGATCGGCGCCTGGTCGGGGCTCGGCGGCATCGCGGGAGCCCTCGGTCCGTTCCTCGGCGGGTGGCTGGTCGAGTCCGCGAGCTGGCGACTGGTCTTCCTGATCAACGTGCCGCTGGCCGCGATCGTGGCGCTGGTCGCGCTCCGGCACGTACCGGAGTCGCGTGACCCGGACGCGCCGGACCACCTCGACGTTGTCGGGGTGCTCACCGGCGCGGCCGGTCTTGCCGGTCTGACGTACGGCTTCACCGCCTGGCCTACGGCCGGGCCGACCTCGCCGACCGTGCTCGGCGCGCTGGTCCTCGGTGTCGCCGGTCTGGTCGGTTTTGTCCTCAACGAACGGCGTTCGTCACATCCGATGCTGCCGCTGGAGGTGTTCTCGGTCCGGGCGTTCAGCGCGGTGAACCTGGTGACGTTCGCCGTCTACGCCGCGCTCGGCGGGGTGTTCTTCCTGGTCGTGCTCAACCTCCAGGTTGTCGTGGGCTTCAGTCCGCTGGCGGCCGGAACCGCGATGCTCCCGGTGACGGTGCTGATGCTGCTGCTCTCGGCGCGGGCCGGAGCGCTGGGGCAACGCATCGGTCCACGGATCCCGATGACGGTCGGCCCGATCGTCTGTGCGGTGGCGCTGGTCCTGCTCGCCGGTGTCGGGCCGGGCACGGCCTACCTCACGGGTGTGTTGCCGGCTGTGCTACTGCTCGGGCTGGGGCTGTCGCTGACCGTCGCGCCGCTGACCGCCACCGCCCTCGGTTCGGTCGACGAACGGCACGCCGGCATCGCCAGCGGGGTGAACAACGCGGTCGCCCGTGCGGCCGGTCTGCTCGCCGTCGCGGTGCTGCCGCTGGCCGCCGGCATCGGCGCCGGGAGCCTGACGAACGCGGCCGACCTCCGGCCGGTCTACCGGGTCTCGATGCTGATCTGTTCGGGCCTGCTGCTGCTCGGGGCGGCGATCAGCCTGGTCGGCATCCCGTCCCGGCTGGCCTCCCGGGGAGACTCCCCGACGACCGGCGCCGGACCCGCCGAGCCCGAGGAGATCCCGACCAGCCCGGTACGCGTCCACTGCGCCATCGCCGGCCCGCCGCTGCATCCGGGCCCCGGCACGACGGCGTCGAGGACCTGA
- a CDS encoding winged helix-turn-helix transcriptional regulator: protein MTPTALDWELDNCTIARAMAILGERWTVVVLREVFTGVRRFDDMRERTGIPRQVLTNRLARLVEEGLLRREPYREPGARQRHEYRLTDKGLDLWPMLVALLAWGDRYLADPEGSPLLAVHRDCEAPVRVELRCADGHEVTAPRDVVPRPGPGLHRHPGPVTADAGR from the coding sequence GTGACGCCGACCGCACTGGACTGGGAACTCGACAACTGCACCATCGCGCGGGCGATGGCGATCCTCGGCGAACGCTGGACCGTGGTGGTGCTCCGCGAGGTCTTCACCGGCGTACGGCGCTTCGACGACATGCGCGAGCGGACCGGGATACCCCGGCAGGTGTTGACCAACCGGCTGGCCAGACTCGTCGAGGAGGGGCTGCTGCGTCGCGAGCCCTACCGGGAGCCGGGCGCCCGGCAGCGACACGAGTACCGGCTCACCGACAAGGGCTTGGACCTCTGGCCGATGCTGGTGGCACTGCTGGCCTGGGGCGACCGGTACCTCGCCGACCCCGAGGGCTCTCCCCTGCTCGCCGTGCACCGCGACTGCGAAGCCCCGGTCCGCGTCGAACTGCGCTGCGCCGACGGCCACGAGGTGACCGCGCCCCGGGACGTGGTACCCCGCCCCGGTCCGGGCCTGCACCGGCATCCCGGACCGGTTACCGCCGACGCCGGCCGGTGA
- a CDS encoding DUF6289 family protein encodes MSRRNVTIRRSLAMLAATAGAATAIIVGPATPAQAIPHCRAGYQCSYVYYSAADHETVVGGRTIFCDGSSDSFGVTSRYLEFGTAQCPDPL; translated from the coding sequence ATGTCCCGTCGCAACGTCACCATCCGCCGATCGCTCGCCATGCTGGCGGCCACCGCCGGCGCCGCCACGGCCATCATCGTCGGTCCGGCCACGCCCGCGCAGGCCATCCCGCACTGCCGCGCGGGATACCAGTGCAGCTACGTCTACTACAGCGCCGCCGACCACGAGACCGTCGTCGGAGGGCGGACCATCTTCTGCGACGGCAGCAGCGACTCGTTCGGCGTCACCAGCCGCTACCTGGAATTCGGCACGGCGCAGTGCCCCGACCCGCTCTGA
- a CDS encoding AfsR/SARP family transcriptional regulator, producing the protein MSAVPDPNVPAPAQARLHRAVPARRQIRLLGPVEVLGPAGPALLVGARQRAVVGLLALKADTVVPQWRLVDALWGQRPPRTAIKSLHSHVARVRQALTLCGLPDVLVTRESGYILRLDPDAVDAVRFEEHARRGREELAAGAPARAAAHLREGLDLWRHDVALADADPTGWGAAEVDRLSEVRLAAIEDRWDAELRLGRHVSAVGELERLLVEYPARERLVGLFMLALYRAGRQTDALDAYQRLRAGLADEFGVDPGPDLARLHTRILRRDPSLDPEPDSPAEPAVSPAGSGPVRIDAGAAPLMPTPMQLPAPVGFFTGRGAELSVLDKLLDDLDGDLPLALISGPAGIGKTALVVQWGRRVANRFPDGQLFVDLRGHERESTLSPEQALSHMLRSLGVPADRIPADLTEQASLYRSLLHGRRILIVLDNAGTADDVLPLVPGSAGTMLAVTSRSTMAALNTHHAVCPVNLDVLPDAEALAVLRRLLGAGAVESEPEAAAELVRLCDRMPLALRIAAAKLASRPNRTIGTLVTELAGANRLDALSVDGDSRSVRTVFASAYRALSAPAARLFRLLGLHPGPTFHTLLAAAVADLDPAEARRIVDELVVAHLAIETGVDHYRFHDLIALFAQQCATVDENPADRDEATVRIADWYVAVAYAANRVLDPGRDRVTPVLRYPPAEPPFPAEHHAALAFLDAERGNLLPITRYAAEHGLPTTAWQLTYLLIGFYDSRGHWPERVEMCRWAVAAARQVGDPATEGLMLSGLGVAHIMARRFDAALASLHEALPLMLASGDQRGAGHVYNNIAAAYSGLRRFDEAVTAFRHALAIHTASGYRLGIALALNNTGHTYVRMGRPDLSSPDLAEALTISREVGNPRLEAAVLHSLGEADLGRGALDDALDHLGQALLVYQAIGDRRYEAETMNGLGLALLRRGDPDAAISPLRRALLLTRDLADQHLEAITRHNIGQVHLSAGDLAEAGDQLRHALALRTRIPDPYEEARVRRHLGDLDRRLGDRAGTEQQWRLAVALYRRANATAEAEELVVRLDRDARPVAAPRSY; encoded by the coding sequence ATGTCGGCGGTCCCTGACCCCAACGTCCCGGCTCCGGCACAGGCCCGGTTGCACCGGGCAGTCCCGGCGCGACGGCAGATCCGCCTGCTCGGGCCGGTGGAGGTGCTCGGCCCGGCCGGACCCGCGCTCCTCGTCGGCGCCCGCCAGCGTGCCGTGGTCGGACTGCTCGCGCTCAAGGCCGACACGGTGGTACCGCAGTGGCGGCTGGTCGACGCGCTCTGGGGACAGCGCCCACCCCGTACGGCGATCAAGTCGCTGCACAGCCACGTCGCCCGCGTACGCCAGGCGCTGACCCTCTGCGGCCTGCCGGACGTGCTGGTCACCAGGGAGTCCGGCTACATCCTGCGGCTGGATCCCGATGCGGTCGACGCGGTCCGGTTCGAGGAGCACGCCCGCCGGGGTCGGGAGGAACTCGCCGCCGGTGCACCCGCCCGCGCCGCCGCCCACCTGCGCGAGGGACTGGACCTGTGGCGGCACGACGTCGCCCTCGCCGACGCCGACCCGACCGGTTGGGGCGCGGCGGAGGTGGACCGTCTCTCCGAGGTACGGCTCGCCGCGATCGAGGACCGGTGGGACGCCGAACTCCGGCTGGGGCGGCACGTGAGCGCGGTCGGCGAACTGGAACGGCTGCTGGTCGAGTACCCGGCCCGGGAACGCCTGGTCGGCCTGTTCATGCTCGCGCTGTACCGCGCCGGCCGGCAGACCGACGCGCTCGACGCGTACCAGCGACTCCGGGCCGGTCTGGCGGACGAGTTCGGGGTCGATCCGGGTCCGGACCTGGCCCGGCTGCACACCCGGATCCTGCGCCGCGACCCGAGTCTCGACCCCGAGCCGGACAGCCCCGCCGAACCGGCCGTTTCCCCGGCGGGATCCGGGCCGGTGCGGATCGACGCCGGGGCGGCCCCGCTGATGCCGACACCGATGCAGCTACCGGCGCCGGTCGGCTTCTTCACCGGGCGGGGCGCGGAACTGTCCGTGCTGGACAAACTGCTCGACGACCTCGACGGTGACCTCCCGCTGGCGCTCATCTCGGGACCCGCCGGCATCGGCAAGACCGCCCTGGTGGTGCAGTGGGGTCGGCGGGTCGCGAACCGGTTCCCGGACGGGCAGCTCTTCGTCGACCTGCGCGGGCACGAACGGGAGTCGACCCTCTCACCGGAGCAGGCGCTGTCGCACATGCTGCGCAGCCTCGGCGTACCGGCGGACCGGATCCCGGCCGACCTGACCGAGCAGGCGAGCCTCTACCGATCCCTGCTGCACGGCCGTCGGATCCTGATCGTGCTGGACAACGCCGGCACCGCCGACGACGTACTGCCGCTGGTTCCGGGCAGCGCCGGCACCATGCTCGCGGTGACCAGCCGCAGCACCATGGCCGCCCTGAACACCCATCACGCGGTCTGCCCGGTCAACCTCGACGTGCTGCCGGACGCCGAAGCCCTGGCGGTGCTGCGGCGGCTGCTCGGCGCCGGGGCGGTGGAATCCGAACCGGAGGCGGCGGCCGAACTGGTCCGGCTCTGTGACCGGATGCCGCTGGCACTGCGGATCGCGGCGGCGAAACTGGCGAGCCGGCCCAACCGTACGATCGGCACGCTGGTCACCGAGCTGGCCGGGGCGAACCGGCTCGACGCGCTCAGCGTGGACGGGGACTCGCGCAGCGTACGAACGGTCTTCGCCAGTGCGTACCGGGCGCTGAGTGCTCCGGCCGCACGGCTGTTCCGCCTGCTCGGGCTCCATCCCGGCCCGACCTTCCACACCCTGCTCGCCGCCGCCGTGGCCGACCTGGACCCGGCCGAGGCACGCCGGATCGTCGACGAGCTGGTCGTCGCCCACCTCGCGATCGAGACCGGCGTGGACCACTACCGGTTCCACGACCTCATCGCCCTCTTCGCCCAGCAGTGCGCGACCGTGGACGAGAACCCGGCGGACCGGGACGAGGCCACCGTACGGATCGCCGACTGGTACGTCGCCGTCGCCTACGCCGCGAACCGGGTCCTCGATCCGGGGCGGGACCGGGTCACCCCCGTACTGCGGTATCCGCCGGCCGAGCCGCCGTTCCCGGCCGAACACCACGCGGCGCTCGCCTTCCTCGACGCCGAACGGGGCAACCTGCTCCCGATCACCCGGTACGCGGCCGAGCACGGGCTGCCGACGACCGCCTGGCAGCTCACGTACCTGCTGATCGGCTTCTACGACTCCCGGGGGCACTGGCCCGAGCGGGTGGAGATGTGCCGGTGGGCGGTGGCGGCGGCCCGGCAGGTCGGCGACCCGGCCACCGAGGGCCTGATGCTCAGCGGACTCGGGGTCGCGCACATCATGGCCCGGCGTTTCGACGCGGCGCTGGCCAGCCTGCACGAGGCTCTGCCGCTGATGCTCGCCAGCGGTGACCAGCGAGGTGCGGGGCACGTGTACAACAACATCGCGGCGGCGTACAGCGGGCTGCGCCGGTTCGACGAGGCGGTGACCGCGTTCCGGCACGCGTTGGCGATCCACACCGCCAGCGGTTACCGCCTGGGGATCGCCCTGGCACTCAACAACACCGGCCACACCTACGTACGGATGGGTCGGCCGGACCTGAGCTCACCGGACCTGGCGGAGGCGCTCACCATCAGCCGGGAGGTCGGCAACCCGAGGCTGGAGGCCGCGGTGCTGCACAGCCTCGGCGAGGCCGACCTCGGCCGGGGCGCTCTCGACGACGCGCTCGACCATCTCGGCCAGGCGTTGCTGGTCTACCAGGCGATCGGTGACCGTCGCTACGAGGCGGAGACGATGAACGGGCTCGGGCTGGCGCTGCTGCGCCGGGGGGACCCGGACGCCGCGATCAGCCCGTTGCGCCGGGCGTTGCTGCTCACCCGTGACCTCGCCGACCAGCACCTCGAGGCGATCACCCGGCACAACATCGGGCAGGTGCACCTGAGCGCGGGGGACCTCGCCGAAGCCGGCGACCAGCTCCGGCACGCGCTCGCCCTGCGTACCCGGATACCCGATCCGTACGAGGAGGCGCGGGTCCGACGACATCTCGGCGACCTGGACCGGCGACTCGGTGACCGGGCCGGGACCGAGCAGCAGTGGCGGCTGGCGGTGGCGTTGTACCGGCGGGCCAACGCCACCGCCGAGGCCGAGGAACTGGTCGTGCGTCTCGATCGGGACGCACGACCGGTAGCCGCTCCCCGTTCCTACTGA
- a CDS encoding glycosyltransferase 87 family protein encodes MPSLTTQAPSRPRTRPRLVAFAPAALAVLIAAAAVAVHRGTGQFWWDLAAYRTGASAAAGGDGNLYDVAVRGTDGIELGFTYPPFAALLFQPLAYVGPDLAIAFWTFASVLALVAVVQVTLRSAAPTADRRMVPALVATVVALPIFAVSGHLQAGQVGLFLVLVVLVDLTGDPRRWWYGLGVGLAAGFKLTPLIFVVFLLATGRIRAAGTAVAGFLATIAVGFAWRPADSAQFWGGMLLDSSRVTGDPRTILNQSLHGALARLADSADVSTVWLPVAALVAVAGIVLAAWCVRRGEHLLGVLACAATGLLVSPVSWHHHWVWVVPALVLLVDRARSTGNRAGLAVAGAAWLVLVLTTAWVLVGIQGRDLHFRGLGLIYSNLYVLIGLAALGYLPFYLRRGRRP; translated from the coding sequence ATGCCTTCTCTGACCACGCAGGCGCCGAGCCGCCCGCGGACCCGTCCGAGGCTCGTCGCGTTCGCACCGGCGGCGCTCGCGGTGCTGATCGCCGCCGCCGCGGTCGCCGTACACCGGGGCACCGGGCAGTTCTGGTGGGACCTCGCCGCATACCGTACGGGCGCGTCGGCCGCCGCGGGCGGGGACGGCAACCTGTACGACGTGGCCGTCCGGGGCACCGACGGCATCGAACTCGGCTTCACGTACCCGCCGTTCGCGGCACTGCTGTTCCAGCCCCTCGCGTACGTCGGACCGGACCTCGCCATCGCGTTCTGGACGTTCGCCTCGGTCCTTGCGCTGGTCGCCGTTGTCCAGGTGACCCTTCGGTCGGCCGCCCCCACGGCCGACCGCCGCATGGTGCCGGCCCTGGTCGCCACGGTGGTCGCACTGCCGATCTTCGCGGTGTCGGGTCACCTCCAGGCCGGTCAGGTCGGCCTCTTCCTCGTGCTGGTCGTGCTCGTCGACCTGACCGGTGATCCCCGACGCTGGTGGTACGGGCTCGGCGTCGGGCTCGCCGCCGGTTTCAAGCTGACCCCGCTGATCTTCGTTGTCTTCCTGCTCGCCACCGGGCGGATCCGGGCTGCCGGGACGGCGGTCGCCGGATTCCTCGCCACCATCGCCGTCGGCTTCGCCTGGCGTCCGGCCGACTCGGCGCAGTTCTGGGGCGGCATGCTGCTCGACTCGTCCCGGGTGACGGGCGACCCCCGTACGATTCTGAACCAGTCGCTGCACGGCGCGCTGGCCCGGCTGGCCGACTCGGCCGACGTGTCAACGGTCTGGCTGCCGGTGGCCGCCCTGGTCGCGGTGGCGGGCATCGTCCTCGCCGCGTGGTGCGTACGCCGGGGTGAGCACCTGCTCGGCGTGCTGGCCTGCGCGGCGACCGGGCTGCTGGTCTCCCCGGTCTCCTGGCACCACCACTGGGTCTGGGTGGTGCCGGCGCTGGTACTGCTGGTCGACCGGGCCCGGAGCACCGGCAACCGGGCCGGGCTCGCGGTCGCGGGGGCGGCCTGGCTCGTCCTGGTGTTGACCACCGCCTGGGTCCTCGTCGGGATCCAGGGTCGGGACCTGCACTTCCGGGGGTTGGGTCTGATCTACAGCAACCTGTACGTGCTGATCGGGCTCGCCGCACTCGGCTACCTGCCGTTTTATCTGCGTCGCGGTCGCCGACCGTAG